The following coding sequences are from one Cercospora beticola chromosome 4, complete sequence window:
- the LGD1 gene encoding L-galactonate dehydratase, with the protein MVTITSITTKDVRFPTSLDKTGSDAMNAAGDYSAAYCILHTDSEYTGHGMTFTIGRGNEIVCQAISALSERVKGKKLEDLVADWGKTWRYLTSDSHLRWIGPEKGVIHLALGALVNAIWDLWAKKLGKPVWRIVSEMTPEEFVRCIDFRYITDAITPEEAVQMLKKLEVGKAQRMKEAEQNRAVPAYTTSAGWLGYGEDKMKALLHETVAQGYKHFKLKVGTSIEQDRQRLRIARDVIGYDKGNVLMVDANQVWSVPEAIEYMQQLAEFKPWFIEEPTSPDDVFGHKAIREALKPLGIGVATGEMCQNRVIFKQLIVQGAIDVCQIDACRMGGVNEVLAVLLIAKKYGVPIVPHSGGVGLPEYTQHLSTIDYVVVSGKLSVLEYVDHLHEHFLHPSVIKDGYYTTPTEPGYSVEMKADSMEEYEFPGKEGVSWWRTEAARPILEGAKF; encoded by the exons ATGGTCACGATTACTAGCATCACCACGAAAGATGTTCGTTTCCCAACGTCTCTCGACAAAACTGGCAGCGATGCTATGAACGCTGCTGGAGACTACTCCGCGGCATACTGCATCCTGCATACAGACTCTGAATACACTGGGCATG GCATGACCTTCACCATTGGGCGAGGCAACGAGATCGTATGCCAGGCAATCAGTGCTCTTTCAGAGCGAGTAAAAGGCAAGAAGTTGGAAGATCTTGTGGCCGACTGGGGCAAGACATGGAGATATCTCACTTCAGACTCCCACCTCAGATGGATCGGTCCAGAGAAAGGCGTCATTCACCTCGCATTGGGAGCGCTCGTAAACGCAATCTGGGACCTGTGGGCAAAGAAGCTGGGCAAGCCAGTCTGGAGAATCGTCTCAGAGATGACGCCTGAGGAGTTTGTCAGGTGCATCGACTTTCGATACATCACAGATGCCATCACACCAGAGGAAGCTGTACAAATGCTGAAAAAGCTGGAAGTTGGCAAGGCACAGAGAATGAAGGAAGCAGAGCAGAATCGTGCTGTGCCTGCGTATACCACTAGTGCAGGTTGGCTCGGATACGGAGAGGACAAGATGAAAGCTCTGTTGCACGAAACTGTGGCTCAAGGATACAAGCACTTCAAGCTCAAAGTCGGGACAAGTATTGAACAAGATCGACAAAGACTCCGAATTGCCAGAGACGTCATCGGCTACGACAAGGGCAATGTCCTCATGGTAGATGCGAACCAGGTGTGGTCGGTCCCGGAGGCTATCGAATACATGCAACAACTTGCCGAATTTAAGCCGTGGTTCATCGAGGAGCCTACAAGCCCAGATGATGTTTTCGGTCACAAGGCTATCCGCGAAGCATTGAAGCCCCTTGGCATCGGCGTTGCAACCGGAGAGATGTGCCAAAACCGAGTCATCTTCAAGCAGCTCATTGTGCAAGGTGCCATTGACGTATGTCAAATCGATGCCTGCAGGATGGGAGGCGTGAACGAAGTGCTAGCTGTGCTTCTGATCGCAAAGAAGTACGGCGTGCCAATCGTCCCCCACTCCGGTGGTGTCGGTCTGCCGGAGTACACTCAACATCTGAGCACGATTGACTACGTCGTGGTCTCTGGCAAGCTGTCAGTTTTGGAATACGTCGACCACCTTCACGAGCACTTCCTTCACCCATCGGTCATCAAGGATGGCTACTACACAACGCCTACGGAGCCTGGGTACTCTGTAGAAATGAAGGCCGATAGTATGGAGGAATATGAGTTTCCAGGCAAAGAAGGTGTCAGCTGGTGGCGGACTGAAGCAGCGAGGCCGATTCTCGAGGGCGCGAAATTCTGA